The sequence CCACGTCGCCTATGGTCACCGGCGCACCGCCGCGCATCTCGACCACCACGTCCTTGATCTCCTGCGGCGAACGCAGCAAACCGATGCCGCGGATGATCAGCGACTGCTCGCCACGGCGCATCAGGCCGCCACCCACGTTGCGGTTGGACTTTTCCAGGGCCTCGGTCACATCGTTCAGCGACAGGCCCAGGCGGTACAGCCGGTCCGGGTCCACCTCGATGTGGTATTCCTTCACAAAGCCGCCGATGCTCACCACATCGGCCACGCCCTGCACCTGCTTGAGCACGCGCACGATGTGCCATTCCTGCTCGGTGCGCAGCTGGTCCAGCGTGTGGCGGTCGCTCTTCAAGCGGTAGTAGTAGATCTTGCCCAGGGGGGTGTAGTCGGGCGCCATCTCGGGCGTCACGCCATCGGGCAGATCGGCCTGGGGCAGGCGCTGGGCCACTTCGGCGCGGGAGCGGAAGCTGTCGGCGTCATCGTTGAACACCAGGTTCACCATGGACAGGCCGAAATAGCTTTCCGAGCGCAGCGACACCAGACCCGGTGTGCCATTGAGCTCACGCTCCAGCGGCACGGTGATCTGGCGTTCCACCTCTTCGGGGGCCAGGCCCGGGGCCTGGGCGATGATGCCGACCTGCACATTGGTCACGTCCGGATAGGCCTCGATGGCCGTGTGCAGATAGGAGTAGATGCCGTAGATCGCAATCAGCAAGGTGGCACAAAGAGCCACCAGACGGCGGTGTACGACGAAGTCGATGAATGCTCGCAACATGGGCGCTTTCCGTCTTTCTTACAGCATCTGGCTGGCAGCACCGTCCAGCATCAGGGCACCACGCACCACGATGCGCTCGCCGTCCTTGAGGCCCGAAATCACCGGCACCCAGCCGCGCACCGGCAGGCCCAGGGCCACGCGGCGCGCTTCAAAGCTGTGCTCGGCGGTCTGCACAAAGACCACGGTGCGGCTTTCATCCTTGATCAGCACGGCGCCAATGGGCACCATCATCTGAGGGGGGCGGTCCACGGCAATGCCCACGCGGGCCTGCATGCCGGCGCGCAAATTGGCTTGCACGTCGGCGCCTTGCAGCGACAGCAGAATGGGGGCGCGGCGGGATTCGGCATCCACCACGGCGCCGATCTGCATCACCTTGGCCTGCACGGGCTCGGTGCGCACCGGCAGCTCCACGCGGGCCTGGCTGCCCACCTTGAGGTTGGGCAGGTCCATTTCAAACACATGGGCCACCAGGCCCAGCGACTTGCTGTTGCCCACGGCGAACAGCACGGCACCTTGCTCCACCTGCATGCCCAGATTGGCCTGGAACTGGGCCACCACGCCGTCGCGCGGTGCGCGCAGCACAATGCGGTCGCCGGTGTCGCCACCCAGCAGCGCGGCCGTGCCGTTGGCGCGCGCCAGCTCCTGCTCTGCTTCCTTGAAATGGGCCTGTGCAGCGCGCAGCTCCACCTCGGTGCCCACGCCACGGTTCACCATGTCCTGGTGGCGCTTGTATTCGGCCTGGGCCGTGCCCAGGGCCAGGCGTGCGGCCTGCACCTCATGGCGGGTGCGCAGGGCTTCGGCGCTGACCAGGGTGGCCAGGGGTGCGCCGGCCTTGACGGCCTGGCCCAGCTGCACATGCAGCGTCACCACACGGGCCTGCAGCGGCGAAGCCACGGTATCGAGCTGTCCCGGCATGAACTCCACATGGGCAGGCGCCCAGATCACCTGGCC comes from Comamonas sp. GB3 AK4-5 and encodes:
- a CDS encoding efflux RND transporter periplasmic adaptor subunit codes for the protein MRDQAVLSPSAISPKLRLRSTAALLAAALCALPALSETTPVVKVQPSAMRMLEVAVVQAPEKGQVIWAPAHVEFMPGQLDTVASPLQARVVTLHVQLGQAVKAGAPLATLVSAEALRTRHEVQAARLALGTAQAEYKRHQDMVNRGVGTEVELRAAQAHFKEAEQELARANGTAALLGGDTGDRIVLRAPRDGVVAQFQANLGMQVEQGAVLFAVGNSKSLGLVAHVFEMDLPNLKVGSQARVELPVRTEPVQAKVMQIGAVVDAESRRAPILLSLQGADVQANLRAGMQARVGIAVDRPPQMMVPIGAVLIKDESRTVVFVQTAEHSFEARRVALGLPVRGWVPVISGLKDGERIVVRGALMLDGAASQML